The proteins below come from a single Drosophila kikkawai strain 14028-0561.14 chromosome 3R, DkikHiC1v2, whole genome shotgun sequence genomic window:
- the ema gene encoding protein CLEC16A homolog isoform X2 produces the protein MFRSRSWFGGPWGGRPKNRLSLEHLKYLYSILEKNTTVSESNRGLLVESLRCIAEILIWGDQHDSLVFDFFLEKNMLSYFLHIMRQKSGGSSFVCVQLLQTLNILFENIRNETSLYYLLSNNHVNSIMVHKFDFSDEDVMGYYILFLKTLSLKLNTHTIHFFYNEHTNDFPLYTEAIKFFNHPESMVRIAVRTISLNVYKVQNSSMLRFIRDKTAAPYFSNLVWFIGKHILELDTCVRTDIDHQSNQKLSNLVAEHLDHLHYLSDILLLDIKDLNAVLTEHLLHKLFVPLYIFSLTPAPPPPSLAVVTQNLAAVLNRNVDIDIQEMHNPRVSSIVALFLLSLVFLVVSHAPLVHALAWVILNGDHSVFKEGAAEILNSYVEHRKVVVPGFGEPNESLEQALDTVTGQSSASSYALSEDSGVESSSPAATEPELLVDEAESAETKLLQNITDEEKQLQLQKSSSSAKADFGDMAKPFLDTVLQALDCTENDYLALLSLCLIYAMSHNRGVKNEWFELVLAKSTRGSFSYKTALIEHLLDIITQSSQPSCRIRLITVEIALELLVTFTRPNSDEARCITPAQQDLLFSARNQSMAVLRNFYKSEDIFLDLFEDEYNEMRKAQLNVEFLCMDSAILLPPTGTPLTGISFTRRLPCGEVEKARRAIRVYFLLRRTCQKFLNEKESLLPLTNVVNLVQVENVLDLNNSDLIACTVVAKDSSKQRRFLVIDALQLILVEPDAKLLGWGVAKFVGFLQDVEVQGDKDDSRCLHITVHRGGVTHNRTPLLSAKFLFDDHIRCMAAKQRLTKGRSKARQKKMYQIAQLIEIPGQMDSPVYAVGGTTATPTGSGNSSGSSSRSGHHRPMFSTANRVPGFAAVLRGNNSAGVSRTQMAQNRSIEGSEEIPLEDFQHSRTNSPHSRGNPSPSSRSHTPSRVLHYDQISISGHSGSPREPALMAGTNALLSQLNGVTMAREVLPVQSSEETSFIGSDGGDSTGGGSDSRRRGAIETV, from the exons ATGTTCCGGAGTCGCAGCTGGTTCGGCGGTCCCTGGGGCGGGCGGCCCAAGAACCGCCTCTCACTGGAACACCTCAAGTACCTGTACAGCATTTTGGAGAAGAACACCACCGTCTCGGAGAGCAACCGTGGCCTGCTGGTGGAGTCGCTGCGCTGCATTGCTGAGATCCTCATTTGGGGCGACCAGCACGACTCTCTGGTCTTCGA CTTCTTTCTGGAGAAGAACATGCTATCTTACTTCCTGCACATTATGCGGCAGAAGAGCGGCGGCTCCAGCTTTGTGTGCGTGCAGCTGCTGCAGACGCTCAACATTCTCTTTGAGAACATACGCAACGAGACCTCGCTGT ATTATCTGCTGAGCAATAACCATGTCAACTCCATTATGGTGCACAAGTTTGACTTCTCCGACGAGGATGTGATGGGCTACTACATTCTCTTCCTGAAGACGCTCAGTCTGAAGCTGAACACCCACACAATTCACTTCTTCTACAATGAG CACACAAATGACTTCCCTTTGTACACGGAGGCCATAAAGTTCTTCAACCATCCCGAATCCATGGTGAGGATTGCCGTGCGAACTATTTCCTTAAATGTCTACAAAGTCCAGAACTCCAGCATGCTGCGTTTCATCAGAgacaa AACGGCTGCTCCCTACTTCAGTAATCTGGTTTGGTTTATTGGCAAGCATATCCTGGAACTAGACACCTGCGTGCGCACAGATATAGA CCACCAGTCGAACCAGAAGCTGTCCAATCTGGTGGCCGAGCACCTGGATCACTTGCACTATTTGAGTGACATTTTACTTCTGGACATCAAGGACCTGAACGCGGTGCTCACGGAGCATTTGCTGCATAAGCTGTTTGTGCCCCTGTACATTTTCTCTTTGACGCCAGCCCCTCCGCCGCCCTCGCTGGCAGTGGTCACCCAGAATCTGGCTGCCGTGCTCAATCGGAACGTGGACATTGATATACAGGAGATGCACAATCCGCGCGTGAGCTCAATCGTGGCTCTGTTCCTCCTTTCTCTGGTCTTTCTGGTCGTCTCCCATGCCCCGCTGGTGCACGCTTTAGCCTGGGTCATTCTTAACGGTGACCACAGTGTGTTTAAGGAGGGCGCGGCCGAGATTCTCAATTCGTATGTGGAGCACCGCAAGGTGGTTGTGCCGGGATTCGGTGAGCCGAACGAGAGTCTAGAGCAGGCGCTGGACACGGTCACTGGGCAGTCGAGTGCCTCTAGCTATGCTCTGAGCGAGGACAGCGGCGTGGAGTCATCGTCGCCGGCCGCCACGGAACCAGAACTGTTGGTGGATGAAGCGGAATCAGCGGAGACAAAGCTGCTGCAAAACATAACGGACGAAGAGAAACAGTTGCAGCTGCAGAAGTCTTCTTCCTCGGCTAAGGCTGACTTCGGTGACATGGCCAAGCCGTTTTTGGACACAGTCCTGCAGGCCTTGGACTGCACCGAGAACGATTACCTTGCCCTGCTGTCGCTGTGTCTCATCTACGCCATGTCACACAATCGGG GTGTCAAGAACGAGTGGTTCGAGCTGGTTCTGGCCAAGTCCACCCGTGGCTCCTTCAGCTACAAGACAGCCTTGATTGAGCATCTGCTGGACATCATAACACAGTCCAGCCAGCCTT CCTGCCGCATCCGCCTGATAACCGTTGAGATTGCCCTGGAGCTGCTGGTCACCTTCACCCGACCCAACTCGGATGAGGCGCGCTGCATTACCCCCGCCCAGCAGGATCTGCTCTTTAGCGCCCGAAACCAGTCCATGGCGGTTCTCCGCAACTTCTACAAGTCAGAGGACATCTTTCTGGATCTCTTTGAAGACGAGTACAATGAGATGCGGAAGGCGCAGCTGAACGTGGAGTTCTTGTGCATGGACTCTGCCATCTTACTGCCTCCCACGGGCACGCCCCTCACGGGAATCAGCTTCACCCGCCGCCTGCCCTGCGGCGAAGTAGAGAAGGCTCGCAGAGCCATTCGCGTCTACTTTCTCTTGCGCCGCACGTGCCAAAAGTTTTTGAACGAGAAGGAATCTCTGCTGCCGCTGACGAACGTCGTCAATCTGGTGCAGGTGGAGAATGTGCTGGATCTAA ACAATAGCGACCTGATTGCATGTACCGTGGTGGCCAAGGACAGCAGCAAGCAGAGGCGTTTCCTGGTCATCGACGCCCTGCAGTTGATCCTCGTTGAGCCCGATGCCAAGCTGCTGGGCTGGGGAGTCGCAAAGTTCGTCGGCTTCCTGCAGGACGTAGAGGTGCAGGGCGACAAGGATGATTCGCGCTGCTTGCACATAACTGTGCATCGTGGCGGCGTCACCCACAACCGGACGCCGTTACTCTCGGCAAAGTTCCTGTTCGACGACCACATCCGTTGCATGGCCGCCAAACAGCGGCTGACCAAGGGTCGCAGCAAGGCGCGCCAGAAGAAGATGTATCAGATTGCACAGCTAATCGAGATCCCCGGCCAGATGGACTCGCCGGTGTACGCTGTGGGCGGCACAACGGCAACGCCTACCGGCAGTGGCaacagcagtggcagcagctcGCGCAGTGGTCACCATCGGCCCATGTTCTCGACGGCTAACCGTGTGCCCGGATTTGCTGCTGTGCTACGGGGCAATAACAGTGCCGGTGTTAGTCGCACCCAAATGGCCCAGAATCGCTCCATCGAGGG GTCAGAGGAGATCCCCCTGGAGGACTTCCAGCATTCGCGCACCAACAGCCCGCACTCGCGTGGCAACCCGTCGCCCTCCTCCCGATCGCACACGCCCAGCCGGGTGCTCCACTACGACCAGATATCGATATCCGGGCATAGCGGATCGCCCCGCGAACCAGCCCTGATGGCTGGCACAAACGCCCTGCTGAGCCAACTCAACGGAGTGACCATGGCCCGGGAAGTGCTGCCGGTACAGAGCTCTGAGGAGACATCGTTCATCGGTAGCGACGGCGGCGATTCCACTGGCGGCGGGTCGGATAGTAGACGACGGGGGGCTATTGAGACGGTCTAA
- the ema gene encoding protein CLEC16A homolog isoform X1 yields MFRSRSWFGGPWGGRPKNRLSLEHLKYLYSILEKNTTVSESNRGLLVESLRCIAEILIWGDQHDSLVFDFFLEKNMLSYFLHIMRQKSGGSSFVCVQLLQTLNILFENIRNETSLYYLLSNNHVNSIMVHKFDFSDEDVMGYYILFLKTLSLKLNTHTIHFFYNEHTNDFPLYTEAIKFFNHPESMVRIAVRTISLNVYKVQNSSMLRFIRDKTAAPYFSNLVWFIGKHILELDTCVRTDIDHQSNQKLSNLVAEHLDHLHYLSDILLLDIKDLNAVLTEHLLHKLFVPLYIFSLTPAPPPPSLAVVTQNLAAVLNRNVDIDIQEMHNPRVSSIVALFLLSLVFLVVSHAPLVHALAWVILNGDHSVFKEGAAEILNSYVEHRKVVVPGFGEPNESLEQALDTVTGQSSASSYALSEDSGVESSSPAATEPELLVDEAESAETKLLQNITDEEKQLQLQKSSSSAKADFGDMAKPFLDTVLQALDCTENDYLALLSLCLIYAMSHNRGVKNEWFELVLAKSTRGSFSYKTALIEHLLDIITQSSQPSCRIRLITVEIALELLVTFTRPNSDEARCITPAQQDLLFSARNQSMAVLRNFYKSEDIFLDLFEDEYNEMRKAQLNVEFLCMDSAILLPPTGTPLTGISFTRRLPCGEVEKARRAIRVYFLLRRTCQKFLNEKESLLPLTNVVNLVQVENVLDLNNSDLIACTVVAKDSSKQRRFLVIDALQLILVEPDAKLLGWGVAKFVGFLQDVEVQGDKDDSRCLHITVHRGGVTHNRTPLLSAKFLFDDHIRCMAAKQRLTKGRSKARQKKMYQIAQLIEIPGQMDSPVYAVGGTTATPTGSGNSSGSSSRSGHHRPMFSTANRVPGFAAVLRGNNSAGVSRTQMAQNRSIEGIRNESAGRSRRRSPSNTSGSNLRADHSDRERSPSVSVGSHSSSQSRENSQPRSAGTRSRESSPRMPRPRSEEIPLEDFQHSRTNSPHSRGNPSPSSRSHTPSRVLHYDQISISGHSGSPREPALMAGTNALLSQLNGVTMAREVLPVQSSEETSFIGSDGGDSTGGGSDSRRRGAIETV; encoded by the exons ATGTTCCGGAGTCGCAGCTGGTTCGGCGGTCCCTGGGGCGGGCGGCCCAAGAACCGCCTCTCACTGGAACACCTCAAGTACCTGTACAGCATTTTGGAGAAGAACACCACCGTCTCGGAGAGCAACCGTGGCCTGCTGGTGGAGTCGCTGCGCTGCATTGCTGAGATCCTCATTTGGGGCGACCAGCACGACTCTCTGGTCTTCGA CTTCTTTCTGGAGAAGAACATGCTATCTTACTTCCTGCACATTATGCGGCAGAAGAGCGGCGGCTCCAGCTTTGTGTGCGTGCAGCTGCTGCAGACGCTCAACATTCTCTTTGAGAACATACGCAACGAGACCTCGCTGT ATTATCTGCTGAGCAATAACCATGTCAACTCCATTATGGTGCACAAGTTTGACTTCTCCGACGAGGATGTGATGGGCTACTACATTCTCTTCCTGAAGACGCTCAGTCTGAAGCTGAACACCCACACAATTCACTTCTTCTACAATGAG CACACAAATGACTTCCCTTTGTACACGGAGGCCATAAAGTTCTTCAACCATCCCGAATCCATGGTGAGGATTGCCGTGCGAACTATTTCCTTAAATGTCTACAAAGTCCAGAACTCCAGCATGCTGCGTTTCATCAGAgacaa AACGGCTGCTCCCTACTTCAGTAATCTGGTTTGGTTTATTGGCAAGCATATCCTGGAACTAGACACCTGCGTGCGCACAGATATAGA CCACCAGTCGAACCAGAAGCTGTCCAATCTGGTGGCCGAGCACCTGGATCACTTGCACTATTTGAGTGACATTTTACTTCTGGACATCAAGGACCTGAACGCGGTGCTCACGGAGCATTTGCTGCATAAGCTGTTTGTGCCCCTGTACATTTTCTCTTTGACGCCAGCCCCTCCGCCGCCCTCGCTGGCAGTGGTCACCCAGAATCTGGCTGCCGTGCTCAATCGGAACGTGGACATTGATATACAGGAGATGCACAATCCGCGCGTGAGCTCAATCGTGGCTCTGTTCCTCCTTTCTCTGGTCTTTCTGGTCGTCTCCCATGCCCCGCTGGTGCACGCTTTAGCCTGGGTCATTCTTAACGGTGACCACAGTGTGTTTAAGGAGGGCGCGGCCGAGATTCTCAATTCGTATGTGGAGCACCGCAAGGTGGTTGTGCCGGGATTCGGTGAGCCGAACGAGAGTCTAGAGCAGGCGCTGGACACGGTCACTGGGCAGTCGAGTGCCTCTAGCTATGCTCTGAGCGAGGACAGCGGCGTGGAGTCATCGTCGCCGGCCGCCACGGAACCAGAACTGTTGGTGGATGAAGCGGAATCAGCGGAGACAAAGCTGCTGCAAAACATAACGGACGAAGAGAAACAGTTGCAGCTGCAGAAGTCTTCTTCCTCGGCTAAGGCTGACTTCGGTGACATGGCCAAGCCGTTTTTGGACACAGTCCTGCAGGCCTTGGACTGCACCGAGAACGATTACCTTGCCCTGCTGTCGCTGTGTCTCATCTACGCCATGTCACACAATCGGG GTGTCAAGAACGAGTGGTTCGAGCTGGTTCTGGCCAAGTCCACCCGTGGCTCCTTCAGCTACAAGACAGCCTTGATTGAGCATCTGCTGGACATCATAACACAGTCCAGCCAGCCTT CCTGCCGCATCCGCCTGATAACCGTTGAGATTGCCCTGGAGCTGCTGGTCACCTTCACCCGACCCAACTCGGATGAGGCGCGCTGCATTACCCCCGCCCAGCAGGATCTGCTCTTTAGCGCCCGAAACCAGTCCATGGCGGTTCTCCGCAACTTCTACAAGTCAGAGGACATCTTTCTGGATCTCTTTGAAGACGAGTACAATGAGATGCGGAAGGCGCAGCTGAACGTGGAGTTCTTGTGCATGGACTCTGCCATCTTACTGCCTCCCACGGGCACGCCCCTCACGGGAATCAGCTTCACCCGCCGCCTGCCCTGCGGCGAAGTAGAGAAGGCTCGCAGAGCCATTCGCGTCTACTTTCTCTTGCGCCGCACGTGCCAAAAGTTTTTGAACGAGAAGGAATCTCTGCTGCCGCTGACGAACGTCGTCAATCTGGTGCAGGTGGAGAATGTGCTGGATCTAA ACAATAGCGACCTGATTGCATGTACCGTGGTGGCCAAGGACAGCAGCAAGCAGAGGCGTTTCCTGGTCATCGACGCCCTGCAGTTGATCCTCGTTGAGCCCGATGCCAAGCTGCTGGGCTGGGGAGTCGCAAAGTTCGTCGGCTTCCTGCAGGACGTAGAGGTGCAGGGCGACAAGGATGATTCGCGCTGCTTGCACATAACTGTGCATCGTGGCGGCGTCACCCACAACCGGACGCCGTTACTCTCGGCAAAGTTCCTGTTCGACGACCACATCCGTTGCATGGCCGCCAAACAGCGGCTGACCAAGGGTCGCAGCAAGGCGCGCCAGAAGAAGATGTATCAGATTGCACAGCTAATCGAGATCCCCGGCCAGATGGACTCGCCGGTGTACGCTGTGGGCGGCACAACGGCAACGCCTACCGGCAGTGGCaacagcagtggcagcagctcGCGCAGTGGTCACCATCGGCCCATGTTCTCGACGGCTAACCGTGTGCCCGGATTTGCTGCTGTGCTACGGGGCAATAACAGTGCCGGTGTTAGTCGCACCCAAATGGCCCAGAATCGCTCCATCGAGGG CATTCGGAATGAAAGCGCAGGTCGCTCCCGCCGGCGCAGTCCCAGTAATACATCGGGCTCGAATCTGAGGGCAGATCACTCGGATCGTGAGCGATCGCCCAGTGTTAGTGTCGGCAGTCATAGTTCCTCGCAGTCGCGGGAGAACTCCCAGCCCAGAAGTGCCGGCACACGATCACGGGAGAGCAGTCCCAGGATGCCAAGGCCGCG GTCAGAGGAGATCCCCCTGGAGGACTTCCAGCATTCGCGCACCAACAGCCCGCACTCGCGTGGCAACCCGTCGCCCTCCTCCCGATCGCACACGCCCAGCCGGGTGCTCCACTACGACCAGATATCGATATCCGGGCATAGCGGATCGCCCCGCGAACCAGCCCTGATGGCTGGCACAAACGCCCTGCTGAGCCAACTCAACGGAGTGACCATGGCCCGGGAAGTGCTGCCGGTACAGAGCTCTGAGGAGACATCGTTCATCGGTAGCGACGGCGGCGATTCCACTGGCGGCGGGTCGGATAGTAGACGACGGGGGGCTATTGAGACGGTCTAA
- the ema gene encoding protein CLEC16A homolog isoform X3 codes for MFRSRSWFGGPWGGRPKNRLSLEHLKYLYSILEKNTTVSESNRGLLVESLRCIAEILIWGDQHDSLVFDFFLEKNMLSYFLHIMRQKSGGSSFVCVQLLQTLNILFENIRNETSLYYLLSNNHVNSIMVHKFDFSDEDVMGYYILFLKTLSLKLNTHTIHFFYNEHTNDFPLYTEAIKFFNHPESMVRIAVRTISLNVYKVQNSSMLRFIRDKTAAPYFSNLVWFIGKHILELDTCVRTDIDHQSNQKLSNLVAEHLDHLHYLSDILLLDIKDLNAVLTEHLLHKLFVPLYIFSLTPAPPPPSLAVVTQNLAAVLNRNVDIDIQEMHNPRVSSIVALFLLSLVFLVVSHAPLVHALAWVILNGDHSVFKEGAAEILNSYVEHRKVVVPGFGEPNESLEQALDTVTGQSSASSYALSEDSGVESSSPAATEPELLVDEAESAETKLLQNITDEEKQLQLQKSSSSAKADFGDMAKPFLDTVLQALDCTENDYLALLSLCLIYAMSHNRGVKNEWFELVLAKSTRGSFSYKTALIEHLLDIITQSSQPSCRIRLITVEIALELLVTFTRPNSDEARCITPAQQDLLFSARNQSMAVLRNFYKSEDIFLDLFEDEYNEMRKAQLNVEFLCMDSAILLPPTGTPLTGISFTRRLPCGEVEKARRAIRVYFLLRRTCQKFLNEKESLLPLTNVVNLVQVENVLDLNNSDLIACTVVAKDSSKQRRFLVIDALQLILVEPDAKLLGWGVAKFVGFLQDVEVQGDKDDSRCLHITVHRGGVTHNRTPLLSAKFLFDDHIRCMAAKQRLTKGRSKARQKKMYQIAQLIEIPGQMDSPVYAVGGTTATPTGSGNSSGSSSRSGHHRPMFSTANRVPGFAAVLRGNNSAGVSRTQMAQNRSIEGIRNESAGRSRRRSPSNTSGSNLRADHSDRERSPSVSVGSHSSSQSRENSQPRSAGTRSRESSPRMPRPR; via the exons ATGTTCCGGAGTCGCAGCTGGTTCGGCGGTCCCTGGGGCGGGCGGCCCAAGAACCGCCTCTCACTGGAACACCTCAAGTACCTGTACAGCATTTTGGAGAAGAACACCACCGTCTCGGAGAGCAACCGTGGCCTGCTGGTGGAGTCGCTGCGCTGCATTGCTGAGATCCTCATTTGGGGCGACCAGCACGACTCTCTGGTCTTCGA CTTCTTTCTGGAGAAGAACATGCTATCTTACTTCCTGCACATTATGCGGCAGAAGAGCGGCGGCTCCAGCTTTGTGTGCGTGCAGCTGCTGCAGACGCTCAACATTCTCTTTGAGAACATACGCAACGAGACCTCGCTGT ATTATCTGCTGAGCAATAACCATGTCAACTCCATTATGGTGCACAAGTTTGACTTCTCCGACGAGGATGTGATGGGCTACTACATTCTCTTCCTGAAGACGCTCAGTCTGAAGCTGAACACCCACACAATTCACTTCTTCTACAATGAG CACACAAATGACTTCCCTTTGTACACGGAGGCCATAAAGTTCTTCAACCATCCCGAATCCATGGTGAGGATTGCCGTGCGAACTATTTCCTTAAATGTCTACAAAGTCCAGAACTCCAGCATGCTGCGTTTCATCAGAgacaa AACGGCTGCTCCCTACTTCAGTAATCTGGTTTGGTTTATTGGCAAGCATATCCTGGAACTAGACACCTGCGTGCGCACAGATATAGA CCACCAGTCGAACCAGAAGCTGTCCAATCTGGTGGCCGAGCACCTGGATCACTTGCACTATTTGAGTGACATTTTACTTCTGGACATCAAGGACCTGAACGCGGTGCTCACGGAGCATTTGCTGCATAAGCTGTTTGTGCCCCTGTACATTTTCTCTTTGACGCCAGCCCCTCCGCCGCCCTCGCTGGCAGTGGTCACCCAGAATCTGGCTGCCGTGCTCAATCGGAACGTGGACATTGATATACAGGAGATGCACAATCCGCGCGTGAGCTCAATCGTGGCTCTGTTCCTCCTTTCTCTGGTCTTTCTGGTCGTCTCCCATGCCCCGCTGGTGCACGCTTTAGCCTGGGTCATTCTTAACGGTGACCACAGTGTGTTTAAGGAGGGCGCGGCCGAGATTCTCAATTCGTATGTGGAGCACCGCAAGGTGGTTGTGCCGGGATTCGGTGAGCCGAACGAGAGTCTAGAGCAGGCGCTGGACACGGTCACTGGGCAGTCGAGTGCCTCTAGCTATGCTCTGAGCGAGGACAGCGGCGTGGAGTCATCGTCGCCGGCCGCCACGGAACCAGAACTGTTGGTGGATGAAGCGGAATCAGCGGAGACAAAGCTGCTGCAAAACATAACGGACGAAGAGAAACAGTTGCAGCTGCAGAAGTCTTCTTCCTCGGCTAAGGCTGACTTCGGTGACATGGCCAAGCCGTTTTTGGACACAGTCCTGCAGGCCTTGGACTGCACCGAGAACGATTACCTTGCCCTGCTGTCGCTGTGTCTCATCTACGCCATGTCACACAATCGGG GTGTCAAGAACGAGTGGTTCGAGCTGGTTCTGGCCAAGTCCACCCGTGGCTCCTTCAGCTACAAGACAGCCTTGATTGAGCATCTGCTGGACATCATAACACAGTCCAGCCAGCCTT CCTGCCGCATCCGCCTGATAACCGTTGAGATTGCCCTGGAGCTGCTGGTCACCTTCACCCGACCCAACTCGGATGAGGCGCGCTGCATTACCCCCGCCCAGCAGGATCTGCTCTTTAGCGCCCGAAACCAGTCCATGGCGGTTCTCCGCAACTTCTACAAGTCAGAGGACATCTTTCTGGATCTCTTTGAAGACGAGTACAATGAGATGCGGAAGGCGCAGCTGAACGTGGAGTTCTTGTGCATGGACTCTGCCATCTTACTGCCTCCCACGGGCACGCCCCTCACGGGAATCAGCTTCACCCGCCGCCTGCCCTGCGGCGAAGTAGAGAAGGCTCGCAGAGCCATTCGCGTCTACTTTCTCTTGCGCCGCACGTGCCAAAAGTTTTTGAACGAGAAGGAATCTCTGCTGCCGCTGACGAACGTCGTCAATCTGGTGCAGGTGGAGAATGTGCTGGATCTAA ACAATAGCGACCTGATTGCATGTACCGTGGTGGCCAAGGACAGCAGCAAGCAGAGGCGTTTCCTGGTCATCGACGCCCTGCAGTTGATCCTCGTTGAGCCCGATGCCAAGCTGCTGGGCTGGGGAGTCGCAAAGTTCGTCGGCTTCCTGCAGGACGTAGAGGTGCAGGGCGACAAGGATGATTCGCGCTGCTTGCACATAACTGTGCATCGTGGCGGCGTCACCCACAACCGGACGCCGTTACTCTCGGCAAAGTTCCTGTTCGACGACCACATCCGTTGCATGGCCGCCAAACAGCGGCTGACCAAGGGTCGCAGCAAGGCGCGCCAGAAGAAGATGTATCAGATTGCACAGCTAATCGAGATCCCCGGCCAGATGGACTCGCCGGTGTACGCTGTGGGCGGCACAACGGCAACGCCTACCGGCAGTGGCaacagcagtggcagcagctcGCGCAGTGGTCACCATCGGCCCATGTTCTCGACGGCTAACCGTGTGCCCGGATTTGCTGCTGTGCTACGGGGCAATAACAGTGCCGGTGTTAGTCGCACCCAAATGGCCCAGAATCGCTCCATCGAGGG CATTCGGAATGAAAGCGCAGGTCGCTCCCGCCGGCGCAGTCCCAGTAATACATCGGGCTCGAATCTGAGGGCAGATCACTCGGATCGTGAGCGATCGCCCAGTGTTAGTGTCGGCAGTCATAGTTCCTCGCAGTCGCGGGAGAACTCCCAGCCCAGAAGTGCCGGCACACGATCACGGGAGAGCAGTCCCAGGATGCCAAGGCCGCGGTAA
- the mRpS33 gene encoding small ribosomal subunit protein mS33 → MSHKYTELIKLGTQYARRMNYLSNRIFGEVARTTNEKSMKVVRMFSEEPIHKRDYVVNWYPRHVETHLLMKNLRDYGLFRDEHLDFKDEMKRLRKLRGKAPPKKGEGKRATKK, encoded by the exons ATGTCCCACAAATACACGGAGCTGATCAAGCTCGGCACGCAGTATGCCCGACGCATGAATTACCTCTCGAATCGCATTTTCGGCGAAGTTGCCCGCACCACGAACGAGAAATCCATGAAG GTGGTTCGCATGTTCTCCGAGGAGCCCATACACAAGCGCGACTATGTGGTCAACTGGTACCCCCGCCACGTGGAGACGCATCTACTGATGAAGAACCTGCGCGACTACGGCCTGTTCCGTGACGAGCACTTGGACTTTAAGGACGAGATGAAGCGGCTGCGCAAGCTGAGGGGCAAGGCGCCGCCCAAGAAGGGCGAGGGCAAGCGGGCTACAAAGAAGTAG
- the LOC108070646 gene encoding uncharacterized protein → MFSSHRHLKRRTPAQGIDRREYIGHLVEEFHTTTNIEAQEQVTANLANFAYDPINWPYLLEADALDVFVASLESQDQHLKLHGIAALCNICLDKSAAKFIREHLNLLIGLFVRTDHPEIVLHSLALFYQLLEGGQVDRELLLTPSLLRTVQEWRLKAQDQRIVKLFAPQQVQVVKRFSQSDLEQFAQFTGDHNYIHSLDTPVEERRVHGALLNAVVAGIIGTKLPGPGTVVLEQNFRFLKPCRIETDTVVTVRLLEARKIATVEYDCRQNDEVVFAGRAKLLTRSQTD, encoded by the exons ATGTTCTCTAGCCACCGACACCTGAAGCGGCGGACACCAGCGCAGGGCATAGACCGGCGGGAATACATCGGGCACCTGGTTGAGGAGTTCCACACGACGACCAACATCG AGGCTCAGGAGCAGGTGACTGCGAATTTGGCCAATTTCGCCTACGACCCCATAAACTGGCCCTATCTACTCGAGGCTGACGCACTGGACGTTTTCGTGGCATCGCTGGAGTCGCAGGACCAGCACTTGAAGCTACACGGCATTGCAGCATTGTGTAACATCTGTTTGG ACAAAAGTGCGGCTAAATTCATTAGGGAGCACCTGAATCTCCTCATCGGTCTTTTTGTGCGCACGGACCACCCGGAAATAGTGCTCCATAGCCTAGCGCTCTTCTACCAGCTTCTGGAGGGCGGCCAGGTGGACAGAGAGTTGCTGCTGACCCCTTCGTTGCTGCGGACCGTGCAGGAGTGGCGGCTAAAGGCCCAGGACCAACGCATCGTCAAGCTGT TCGCCCCGCAGCAGGTTCAAGTTGTTAAGCGATTCTCACAAAGCGACCTAGAGCAGTTTGCCCAGTTTACTGGCGATCACAACTACATCCACAGTCTGGACACACCCGTCGAGGAGCGGCGTGTGCATGGAGCACTGCTCAATGCCGTGGTGGCGGGCATAATCGGCACCAAGCTGCCGGGACCCGGCACCGTCGTACTGGAGCAAAACTTTCGCTTCCTGAAGCCCTGCCGCATCGAGACGGACACGGTGGTGACAGTACGCCTTCTGGAGGCGCGTAAAATAGCCACCGTGGAGTACGACTGCCGGCAGAACGACGAGGTGGTGTTCGCCGGCAGAGCCAAGTTACTGACCCGCAGCCAAACAGACTAG